Proteins encoded within one genomic window of Pseudalkalibacillus sp. SCS-8:
- a CDS encoding S-layer homology domain-containing protein, with translation MKKFLSFFMVFALVLSFVNHNQVSAHSHFSDLGKVPWAKEHIYYLSDLGIINGYGDGRFGPNDNITRAQAALMLVKALYPGENASKNPGFKDLSKNNFYYNAIAVAAEKGLITGYPDNTFRPSANITRAETAVLIDRAYKIARKGSATGFTDLASVPWALESILDLSSANIINGYTDGTFKPKNNITRAEFSVVLARTINEDFRPMSDLLVHFIDVGQGDSILIQSPSGKTILIDGGRKSAGQKVVDYLKQAGVSSIDLMVATHPDADHIGGLIDVLEQMKVHKVLDSGKSHTTNTYMEYLNLIDQKNIPFDVPNEGSKINFDNILVIKVLNAFNNSSDRNESSLVLKVSYNDVDFLLTGDASTENEANMMNKYNVEAEILKLGHHGSSTSTSQAFINAVKPEVGILSYGDNSYGHPDSDVVNRMWNYGATLYSTCDAGTITVASDGVNYKVDADPFQGADSCGTNVNPEPKPEPKPTTGKLDITSLSLSDEYVTIKNIDTKDIPMDGWTLVSVEGNQTYEFPSDFVLKKGATVKIVAGRGAVANPPTVLLWSKAYIWNNSGDAARLYDPQGKLIDELSK, from the coding sequence TTGAAAAAGTTTTTATCATTTTTCATGGTTTTCGCTTTAGTTCTTTCATTTGTTAACCACAATCAAGTTAGTGCTCATTCGCATTTTTCAGACTTAGGTAAAGTTCCTTGGGCAAAGGAACATATCTATTATCTAAGTGACTTAGGGATTATCAATGGTTATGGTGATGGTAGGTTTGGGCCAAATGACAACATAACTCGTGCTCAAGCTGCACTGATGCTTGTTAAAGCATTGTATCCTGGAGAGAATGCTTCAAAGAATCCAGGATTCAAGGACCTATCCAAGAATAACTTCTACTATAATGCAATAGCAGTGGCCGCAGAGAAAGGTCTTATTACAGGGTATCCGGATAATACGTTTAGGCCTTCTGCAAATATAACGAGGGCTGAAACGGCGGTTCTAATCGATCGGGCCTATAAAATAGCACGAAAAGGTTCTGCCACAGGCTTCACTGACCTAGCTAGTGTACCTTGGGCATTGGAAAGTATTTTAGATCTGTCATCTGCCAATATCATTAATGGATATACAGATGGTACTTTTAAGCCTAAAAACAATATTACAAGAGCAGAATTCTCAGTTGTACTTGCACGAACCATTAACGAAGATTTCAGACCTATGAGTGATTTGTTGGTTCACTTTATCGATGTTGGACAAGGAGATAGTATCTTAATTCAATCTCCTTCAGGAAAGACAATTCTAATTGATGGTGGTCGTAAGTCAGCGGGACAAAAAGTCGTAGATTATCTCAAACAAGCTGGTGTAAGTTCCATTGACTTAATGGTTGCTACTCACCCGGATGCAGACCATATTGGTGGACTAATCGATGTTTTAGAGCAAATGAAGGTTCATAAGGTATTGGATAGTGGGAAATCCCATACCACAAATACTTACATGGAGTATCTTAATTTAATTGATCAGAAGAATATTCCTTTCGATGTACCGAACGAAGGAAGTAAGATCAATTTTGATAACATACTTGTTATTAAAGTGCTTAATGCATTTAATAACAGCAGTGACCGTAATGAATCTTCTCTCGTCCTTAAAGTAAGTTATAATGATGTTGACTTCTTGCTTACAGGAGATGCGAGCACTGAAAATGAGGCAAACATGATGAATAAATACAATGTCGAAGCAGAAATTCTAAAGCTTGGGCATCATGGTTCTTCCACTTCAACTTCACAAGCATTCATTAATGCGGTAAAACCAGAGGTCGGCATTTTATCGTATGGTGATAACAGTTACGGCCATCCTGATTCTGATGTGGTAAACCGTATGTGGAATTATGGGGCTACACTTTATTCAACTTGTGATGCAGGGACGATTACAGTTGCATCTGATGGCGTGAACTATAAAGTGGATGCTGATCCATTCCAGGGCGCTGACAGCTGTGGTACTAATGTGAATCCAGAACCTAAACCAGAGCCCAAACCTACGACAGGTAAACTGGATATTACTTCTCTTAGCTTGAGTGACGAATATGTAACCATAAAGAACATTGATACCAAGGATATTCCAATGGATGGTTGGACTCTTGTCAGTGTTGAAGGTAATCAAACCTATGAATTCCCTAGCGATTTTGTTTTGAAAAAGGGAGCAACTGTTAAGATTGTAGCTGGTCGAGGCGCGGTTGCAAATCCTCCCACAGTCTTGTTGTGGTCTAAGGCTTATATCTGGAACAATTCAGGGGATGCAGCAAGATTATATGATCCACAAGGGAAGTTAATTGATGAGTTATCCAAGTAA
- a CDS encoding DEAD/DEAH box helicase, whose product MNDVLGVFNRMKEMYIRYMDSPFALGHEKLMEERETILSEPGNVYQYPYIEAMPPFKSSGKNVTSSCKSIGWSTDFGDFASKGLFNNNHSLHLHQYSAFKEVLKNNKNVVVTSGTGSGKTESFLLPLIANILNEAKSWEKPGEEPTPWWQVGDTWVPSRSNERRKPAIRGLILYPLNALVEDQLVRLRKSLDSEEAKEWLDHNREGNRIHFGRYTGKTPVPGNPANKVKVKKLRGLKKQMYRKQIELEKHFMHLIQNISSEPSQEIKQKVKLELQSEVTNELLNLNTWNSDEIYHIKTKLKEKYHEKITYINQIGGSEMISRWDMQEYPPDILITNFSMLNIILTRSIEQRMFEKTKEWLEEDSNNTFFLILDELHTYRGTAGTEVAYVIRALLSRLGLTPESPQLRVIATSASLDKSGKEFLEQFFGIPIDKFEIITGDRERANLFEENKAFKNTSNAFIDYYKLCNNDYTTAVKRLCNEFEQPFEENSCEESLYNVLNKSGILNEFIKECEKPTSLKELNKKIFGTNTKSINAIGGLLHALINSKKNGEVVIPIRTHLFFKNFQGLWACSNPSCSSVDEKFKFNERRIGKLYNQPRVQCSCGSRVLDFYYCQNCSDSFLGGYKSKADEESAYYLTADYPNLEGLPDKIPFQKRYGEYALFWPSLDIDEDIKSWKRTIDTNNKKNKLSFSWVKANYGDKIGQIKRDSFDDPNVYMFLIEGDEEYKAKMPAFPIKCPNCADDWELKGPLTKTEPLESTKRTRSPIRGQKTGFDMIAQVMLDSLMRELPNKEAQKAVLFSDSRQDAAKLSAKIELNHYYHILRYIVVSVLGKEQTPLKSFIKQLQGLKLSPSEKLEAEDYLYNHENQAMLLQLYYQGGILAPQRKEQIKKILDSLDKPVKLIELWNPIEHSLIKLGINPGGSEISLYEQNGYKWVQLYDWSNIERPIPKLETLPIDLERLRKKIIESLKDNVLANVLFSQRKRDFESLCIARLTTDIEMLLTENMGKEPDFWRQLVDSSIRILGGLRRYDLNRAPTDNPPSLLKKYWKAVAKSNNLKEEALINNTVRIFENLRGVKDYLINSNEIYIVPAEQKVFECKKCGRNHLHASCNVCTDCFSALKEKTFDSIKINDYYRFLSMDKKTYRRFHSEEMTGQTDAELASRRQQLFQSIYDFDDIPLVNEIDILSVTTTMEAGVDIGSLQLVAMSNMPPQRFNYQQRVGRCGRRGSALSVSLTLCRGRSHDDWYFDNLDKMTGDPPPQPYIDLKSQKIFSRVLYKEILFHSFAATGLIEEIDGGDSVHGEFGHKDDWELYNDRIQAYLQSKEGNVRLNSIVDALSFQSKIKSSEIEKLKISIVNGNFTKKITEISKDSRYSSNSLSENLAAAGLLPMFGFPTRVRMFHHERRSRNMPPQFLEYGTVDRDLEIAISEYSPGSEIIKDKVKHKAVGIAHYWVRGRQVVPEENPLGKIRHVAICNNCHLLFDDESLFPIICPSCKSPLGEDRSFDFRKTPISEPQGFRSEWINRDYKEDFEWSSRSSIPRLADDASINQDINHLYNIKYASQDGNVYSINDNYGQLFTFKKAKNEYDGWIETSTLNKEGFNPYLMEDAIENVALASIKNTEVLVLSPKDLTSEITFDPTNLGVKSGLISFGYLFRRVATTLLDVDADELQVGIRSKVDTINNNTIGEIFIADRLINGAGYSKHLSNNKLLDEIITDLTGVFRNIPTIKNHNCDTSCYDCLRTYENMGYHPILDWRLGLDVASIYKDSSFIPSIDSKWKPLVNNAIKSILANYGGTSATWINGFPVLTLPFEDKSVSLIFVHPFLEKVDRNKFRSSLLELTEHYENKGHMLTNYDIFDLIRRPNWVIMNVLEKKNQENTFIL is encoded by the coding sequence ATGAATGATGTATTAGGTGTTTTTAATAGAATGAAAGAGATGTATATAAGATATATGGATAGTCCTTTTGCCTTAGGGCATGAAAAATTAATGGAAGAACGAGAAACAATATTAAGTGAGCCAGGTAACGTATATCAATATCCATATATTGAAGCGATGCCTCCATTTAAAAGTTCTGGTAAAAATGTTACTAGTTCCTGTAAATCAATTGGATGGTCTACTGATTTCGGAGATTTTGCCTCAAAAGGTCTTTTTAATAACAATCATAGCTTACATCTACATCAATACAGTGCTTTTAAGGAAGTTTTGAAAAACAATAAAAATGTTGTAGTTACTTCAGGTACGGGGTCTGGTAAAACAGAAAGTTTTCTTCTCCCTTTAATTGCAAATATATTAAACGAAGCAAAAAGTTGGGAAAAGCCAGGAGAAGAACCAACTCCTTGGTGGCAAGTAGGAGATACATGGGTACCTTCGAGAAGTAATGAAAGACGTAAACCAGCGATTCGAGGATTAATTTTGTATCCATTAAATGCCCTAGTCGAGGATCAGTTAGTACGTTTAAGGAAATCACTAGATAGTGAAGAAGCGAAGGAGTGGCTTGACCATAATAGAGAAGGAAATAGAATTCATTTTGGGAGGTATACCGGCAAAACCCCAGTTCCTGGAAATCCCGCAAATAAGGTTAAAGTAAAAAAATTACGAGGCTTAAAAAAGCAGATGTATAGAAAACAAATCGAATTAGAAAAACATTTTATGCACCTAATTCAAAATATTTCAAGTGAGCCCAGTCAAGAAATAAAACAAAAAGTAAAACTTGAGTTACAAAGTGAAGTGACTAATGAGTTGCTAAATTTAAACACTTGGAATAGTGATGAAATTTATCATATTAAAACTAAGCTAAAAGAAAAATACCATGAAAAAATAACGTATATTAATCAAATTGGCGGTTCAGAAATGATTTCAAGATGGGATATGCAAGAGTATCCACCGGATATTTTGATTACAAACTTTAGTATGCTAAATATCATATTAACTAGATCAATTGAACAGAGAATGTTTGAAAAAACAAAAGAGTGGTTAGAAGAAGATTCTAATAATACATTTTTTTTAATTTTAGATGAATTACATACATATAGGGGAACAGCAGGGACAGAGGTGGCTTATGTAATAAGAGCACTTCTAAGTCGTCTAGGGCTAACACCCGAAAGTCCGCAACTTAGGGTAATTGCTACTAGTGCCTCTTTAGATAAAAGCGGAAAAGAGTTTTTAGAACAATTTTTTGGTATACCTATTGATAAATTTGAAATCATTACCGGAGATAGAGAAAGAGCTAACTTATTCGAAGAGAACAAAGCATTTAAAAATACTTCTAATGCTTTTATAGATTATTACAAGTTATGTAATAACGATTACACAACTGCTGTAAAAAGACTATGTAATGAGTTTGAACAACCATTTGAAGAGAACAGTTGTGAGGAATCTTTATATAATGTTCTTAATAAATCTGGAATCTTAAATGAATTTATTAAGGAATGTGAAAAACCAACATCCTTAAAAGAACTTAATAAAAAAATATTTGGTACAAATACTAAATCTATTAACGCTATTGGTGGTCTTCTTCATGCATTAATTAATTCAAAGAAAAATGGTGAGGTTGTAATACCGATTAGGACACATTTGTTTTTTAAGAATTTCCAAGGGTTGTGGGCGTGTTCAAATCCGAGTTGTTCTTCGGTAGACGAGAAATTTAAATTTAACGAAAGGAGGATAGGAAAGTTATACAATCAACCTAGAGTTCAATGTAGCTGTGGCTCTAGAGTTTTAGATTTCTATTATTGTCAGAATTGTAGTGACTCATTTTTAGGAGGATATAAGAGTAAGGCCGATGAGGAAAGTGCTTATTACTTAACTGCAGATTACCCTAACCTGGAAGGGTTACCTGATAAGATTCCTTTTCAAAAAAGATACGGAGAATATGCTCTTTTTTGGCCATCCTTGGATATTGATGAAGATATAAAATCATGGAAGAGAACAATAGATACTAATAATAAAAAAAATAAATTAAGTTTTTCATGGGTTAAGGCTAATTATGGAGATAAAATTGGCCAAATTAAAAGAGATAGCTTTGATGACCCAAACGTTTATATGTTTTTAATTGAAGGAGATGAAGAATATAAAGCTAAAATGCCTGCATTTCCAATTAAGTGTCCAAACTGTGCAGATGATTGGGAATTGAAAGGTCCACTTACAAAAACCGAACCTCTAGAAAGTACCAAAAGAACTAGATCGCCAATTAGAGGGCAAAAAACTGGTTTTGATATGATAGCACAAGTTATGCTTGACTCCCTAATGAGAGAGCTACCAAATAAAGAAGCGCAAAAAGCTGTGCTATTTTCAGATAGCAGACAAGATGCAGCAAAACTTTCAGCTAAAATTGAATTAAATCATTATTATCATATTTTAAGATATATTGTGGTTTCAGTATTGGGGAAAGAACAGACTCCACTTAAATCATTTATTAAACAATTGCAAGGTCTTAAATTAAGCCCTAGTGAAAAATTAGAAGCTGAAGATTATTTATACAATCATGAAAATCAGGCAATGTTGTTACAACTTTATTATCAAGGAGGCATACTTGCTCCACAAAGAAAGGAACAAATTAAAAAAATATTAGACTCTCTAGATAAACCTGTAAAGCTTATTGAATTATGGAACCCAATTGAACATAGTCTGATTAAACTGGGAATTAATCCTGGGGGATCAGAAATTTCTCTTTATGAACAAAATGGGTACAAATGGGTACAATTATATGATTGGAGTAATATAGAAAGGCCAATACCTAAATTAGAAACACTTCCTATAGATCTTGAGAGATTACGAAAGAAAATTATAGAAAGTCTAAAAGATAATGTACTAGCGAATGTTTTGTTTTCACAAAGAAAAAGGGATTTTGAATCTTTGTGTATAGCAAGACTTACTACTGATATCGAAATGTTATTGACGGAGAATATGGGAAAAGAACCGGATTTTTGGCGACAATTAGTAGATAGTTCTATTAGAATCTTAGGTGGGTTAAGAAGATATGATTTAAATAGAGCACCAACAGATAATCCACCAAGTTTATTAAAAAAATATTGGAAGGCTGTTGCGAAATCTAACAATTTAAAAGAGGAAGCTTTAATTAATAATACCGTGAGGATTTTTGAAAATTTAAGGGGAGTAAAAGATTATCTAATTAATTCGAATGAGATTTATATTGTACCAGCAGAACAAAAAGTATTTGAATGTAAAAAATGTGGAAGAAATCATTTGCATGCTTCTTGTAATGTTTGTACGGATTGTTTTTCGGCTTTAAAAGAAAAAACATTTGATAGTATTAAAATAAATGATTATTACAGGTTTTTATCAATGGATAAAAAAACCTATAGGAGATTTCATTCGGAAGAAATGACAGGTCAAACTGATGCAGAACTTGCTTCCAGAAGACAACAGTTGTTTCAATCAATATATGATTTTGATGATATTCCATTAGTTAATGAGATTGATATTTTAAGTGTGACTACAACTATGGAGGCTGGTGTAGATATAGGCTCATTACAACTAGTTGCAATGTCAAACATGCCACCACAAAGGTTTAATTATCAACAACGTGTTGGTCGTTGCGGACGAAGAGGTTCAGCACTTTCAGTAAGTTTGACTTTATGTAGAGGACGTAGTCATGATGATTGGTATTTTGATAATTTAGATAAAATGACAGGTGATCCTCCTCCGCAACCTTATATTGATTTAAAATCTCAAAAGATTTTTTCAAGAGTACTATATAAGGAGATTTTGTTTCATTCATTTGCTGCTACAGGTTTGATAGAGGAGATTGATGGTGGAGATAGTGTCCATGGTGAGTTCGGCCATAAAGACGATTGGGAATTATATAATGATAGAATACAGGCTTACCTCCAATCAAAAGAAGGTAATGTTCGACTAAATAGTATAGTGGATGCATTATCATTTCAATCTAAAATCAAATCTAGTGAGATAGAAAAACTTAAAATATCTATTGTAAATGGTAATTTTACTAAGAAAATCACTGAAATATCAAAGGATTCAAGATACTCTTCAAACTCTTTGAGTGAAAACTTAGCTGCTGCAGGTTTACTTCCAATGTTTGGGTTTCCAACTAGAGTTAGGATGTTCCATCATGAAAGAAGATCACGAAATATGCCCCCTCAATTTTTGGAATATGGAACTGTAGATAGAGACCTTGAAATAGCAATTAGTGAATATTCACCTGGATCTGAAATAATAAAAGATAAGGTTAAGCACAAGGCAGTTGGAATTGCACATTACTGGGTACGAGGTCGTCAAGTAGTTCCTGAAGAGAATCCTTTAGGTAAAATACGACATGTTGCAATTTGTAATAATTGTCATTTACTTTTTGACGACGAATCTCTTTTTCCTATTATTTGTCCTTCCTGTAAATCTCCTTTAGGTGAAGATAGAAGCTTTGATTTTAGAAAAACACCTATCTCTGAACCTCAAGGATTTAGAAGCGAATGGATAAATAGAGATTATAAAGAAGATTTTGAATGGAGCTCTCGAAGTTCGATTCCAAGGTTAGCGGATGATGCATCAATAAATCAAGATATTAACCACCTTTATAATATAAAATACGCATCACAGGATGGAAATGTTTATTCAATAAATGACAATTATGGTCAGTTATTTACATTCAAAAAAGCGAAAAATGAATACGATGGTTGGATTGAAACCAGTACATTAAATAAAGAGGGATTTAACCCTTATCTCATGGAAGATGCTATTGAAAATGTAGCACTAGCTTCTATTAAAAATACTGAGGTGCTTGTTCTTAGTCCTAAAGATTTGACGTCTGAAATTACTTTTGATCCAACAAATTTAGGTGTAAAATCAGGGCTTATTTCCTTCGGTTATTTGTTTAGACGTGTTGCTACTACACTACTTGATGTTGATGCAGATGAACTTCAAGTTGGTATCAGGTCAAAAGTTGATACTATCAACAATAATACTATAGGTGAAATCTTTATAGCTGATAGACTAATCAATGGTGCCGGTTATTCGAAACATTTATCAAATAATAAGTTATTAGATGAAATAATTACGGATTTAACAGGGGTGTTTCGTAATATCCCTACAATTAAAAACCATAATTGTGATACATCATGTTACGATTGTTTAAGAACATACGAAAATATGGGGTACCATCCAATTTTAGATTGGAGGCTTGGTTTAGATGTAGCATCCATTTATAAGGATAGTAGTTTTATCCCTAGTATTGATAGTAAGTGGAAACCTTTAGTGAATAATGCTATCAAGAGTATTCTCGCCAATTATGGAGGTACATCAGCAACTTGGATAAATGGATTTCCTGTTTTAACCTTACCATTCGAGGATAAATCAGTTAGTTTAATTTTTGTTCACCCATTTTTGGAAAAAGTAGATAGGAACAAATTTAGATCTAGTCTATTAGAGCTAACTGAACATTACGAAAACAAAGGTCATATGTTAACTAATTATGATATCTTTGATTTAATAAGAAGGCCGAACTGGGTGATTATGAATGTATTAGAAAAGAAAAATCAAGAGAATACATTTATCTTATAA
- a CDS encoding PmeII family type II restriction endonuclease, giving the protein MSINCIRKIDGTDITPEIQEIMEKYLKNVFKNLYKLQLDDLTPNPLLMKLVGSAAELNSADKLVEYMINARLERSTSTGFGMTIQKIATAFCEKTGVGGADISIVKDNENGIPIRWYIQMKSGPNTVNKDICVQISSELQSAIRRAPGSAGMLGITYGKTDRVSGITQQYLSFDFEAGRDFWEFISNDPDCYKKLWLLTISISEGYEDSRGLTLKELIDKKRNELTDQFISKYGISGEKMWNTFLEENM; this is encoded by the coding sequence ATGTCTATTAATTGTATTAGAAAAATAGACGGTACAGATATTACACCGGAGATCCAAGAGATCATGGAAAAATATCTGAAAAATGTGTTCAAAAATTTATATAAGTTGCAACTAGATGATTTAACACCCAACCCTCTACTAATGAAGTTGGTTGGGTCAGCAGCTGAATTAAATTCCGCTGATAAATTAGTAGAATACATGATTAACGCTCGGCTGGAACGCTCTACAAGTACTGGATTTGGTATGACAATACAAAAGATTGCAACTGCTTTTTGTGAAAAAACAGGTGTTGGGGGTGCCGACATTTCAATTGTTAAAGACAATGAAAATGGTATTCCAATCCGTTGGTATATACAGATGAAATCTGGGCCAAACACTGTTAATAAAGATATATGTGTCCAAATTAGTAGTGAACTTCAATCGGCTATTAGACGGGCTCCTGGTTCAGCTGGAATGTTAGGAATTACATATGGAAAAACGGATCGAGTAAGTGGAATCACGCAACAATATTTGAGTTTTGATTTTGAAGCAGGTCGAGACTTTTGGGAGTTTATTTCAAATGACCCTGATTGTTACAAAAAACTATGGCTTCTTACAATTTCAATATCTGAAGGTTATGAGGATAGTCGGGGCCTCACTTTAAAAGAATTAATTGATAAAAAACGCAATGAATTAACTGACCAGTTTATTTCAAAGTATGGAATATCTGGGGAGAAAATGTGGAACACCTTTCTGGAAGAAAACATGTGA
- a CDS encoding recombinase family protein, whose amino-acid sequence MSSTGQNLEGQIAQLKDNGCETIFQEKISGKSANNRQQFQKLIDQVEKDDAIVVTKLDRFARSTRDALNIIEILNQKEVGLVVLNMGGDTLDTTTPLGRLMLTVLSGIAEFELGLNKERQAEGIAEAKKRGAYKGRPKKYTNKNKSLLHAVQLFEERNQNCMTVQEICDITKVGRSTLYKFIKENFKNERQTS is encoded by the coding sequence GTGTCATCAACAGGACAAAATCTCGAGGGACAAATTGCACAACTGAAAGACAATGGCTGCGAAACGATTTTTCAAGAAAAAATAAGTGGTAAAAGTGCAAACAATCGTCAACAATTTCAGAAACTAATAGACCAGGTTGAAAAAGATGATGCAATTGTCGTCACAAAATTGGACAGGTTTGCAAGATCCACAAGAGATGCATTGAACATCATCGAAATCCTGAACCAAAAGGAAGTCGGGCTTGTAGTGTTAAATATGGGGGGAGATACCCTTGATACGACGACCCCTTTAGGAAGACTAATGTTAACAGTTTTAAGCGGTATTGCGGAATTTGAATTGGGTCTGAACAAGGAAAGACAGGCTGAAGGCATAGCTGAAGCCAAAAAAAGAGGCGCTTATAAGGGTCGTCCCAAAAAATATACGAATAAAAACAAAAGCCTGTTACATGCAGTTCAATTGTTTGAAGAACGTAATCAAAACTGTATGACGGTCCAGGAAATCTGCGATATTACAAAAGTGGGTAGAAGTACGTTATATAAATTTATTAAAGAAAACTTTAAAAATGAAAGGCAAACATCTTAA
- a CDS encoding DNA cytosine methyltransferase, with protein sequence MYRNAISLFAGAGGLDIGIKKAGFDVKLAVEIEPTYCKTLQANFPSLTVKEGNVMDYSRDRIYEEADLNDDEEIDLFIGGSPCQSFSTAGKRQAFEDPRGQAMLKFANLVQEVQPKVFLLENVRGLLSSALKHVPLAERETRPLEPDEQRGSAFRHLLEHFGNYEVSVALINAADYGVAQTRERVFIVGVREDFRTEYSFPEPTHDKHGTNGKDYWRTVGDIFEELNVSKHNHVNYSADRLKWMKMIPKGGGNWRDLRQYGEDVVREAMGGAYESGGGKVGFFRRVSLNKPAPTLLTSPSQKSTNLGHPLEDRPLSIEEYLAIQEFPKGYYVAGTLSQQYTQIGNAVPIRLAQVLGESIFNMLNKIEKPQELSNSMVR encoded by the coding sequence ATGTATAGAAATGCGATTTCCTTATTTGCTGGTGCAGGTGGACTTGACATCGGAATAAAAAAAGCTGGTTTTGACGTAAAACTTGCTGTAGAAATTGAGCCAACTTATTGTAAGACTCTCCAGGCTAACTTCCCTTCCCTAACAGTAAAAGAAGGAAATGTTATGGATTATTCTCGTGATCGTATTTACGAGGAAGCCGATCTGAATGACGATGAAGAAATAGATTTATTCATTGGGGGAAGTCCTTGCCAATCTTTTTCAACCGCAGGAAAAAGACAAGCATTTGAAGATCCTAGAGGACAAGCTATGTTAAAGTTTGCAAATCTAGTTCAAGAAGTACAACCAAAAGTATTTCTACTTGAGAATGTTAGAGGGCTTCTCTCATCTGCTTTAAAACATGTTCCTCTTGCAGAACGAGAAACAAGACCTTTAGAGCCAGATGAACAACGGGGTAGTGCATTTAGACACTTACTTGAACACTTTGGAAACTATGAAGTGTCTGTTGCATTGATCAACGCTGCTGATTATGGTGTAGCTCAAACTCGTGAACGTGTATTTATCGTTGGAGTTCGTGAAGATTTTAGAACAGAATATTCATTTCCTGAACCTACCCACGATAAACATGGGACTAACGGAAAAGATTATTGGAGAACTGTTGGTGACATTTTCGAAGAGTTAAATGTCTCGAAACATAACCATGTTAATTACTCTGCTGATCGGTTGAAATGGATGAAAATGATTCCTAAAGGCGGAGGAAACTGGAGAGATTTACGGCAATACGGTGAAGACGTTGTTAGAGAAGCTATGGGTGGTGCCTATGAATCTGGCGGAGGTAAAGTAGGATTTTTCAGACGTGTTAGTCTCAATAAACCAGCCCCTACTCTACTAACTTCCCCTAGCCAAAAAAGTACAAATTTGGGACATCCTTTAGAAGATAGACCATTAAGTATTGAAGAATATTTGGCTATTCAAGAGTTTCCAAAAGGTTATTATGTAGCAGGAACACTTTCACAACAATACACTCAAATTGGAAATGCTGTTCCAATTCGATTAGCACAAGTATTAGGCGAGTCCATATTTAATATGTTAAATAAAATAGAAAAACCCCAAGAATTGTCAAATAGTATGGTAAGATAG
- a CDS encoding JAB domain-containing protein has protein sequence METIYEIQRIRQVILEVEGGEPYIIRSPEDAAKVAVEFIGEDDREVFFVMCLNTKNRVVAVHRCHVGSINASIVHPREVFKSAILNNSAAIILCHQHPSQDTNPSQEDIEVTKRLVEAGHLIGVEVLDHLIVNAGAGYTSLKEKGYV, from the coding sequence ATGGAAACAATTTATGAAATTCAACGGATCAGACAAGTAATCTTAGAGGTAGAAGGAGGGGAACCATACATCATCCGTTCTCCAGAAGATGCTGCAAAAGTTGCTGTTGAATTTATCGGGGAAGATGATCGTGAAGTGTTCTTCGTCATGTGTCTCAATACGAAAAACAGAGTTGTTGCAGTTCATCGTTGTCATGTAGGATCAATCAATGCCAGCATTGTTCATCCCAGAGAAGTATTCAAAAGTGCAATTCTGAATAACAGTGCAGCAATCATCCTTTGTCACCAGCACCCTTCTCAAGATACGAATCCATCTCAAGAGGATATTGAGGTCACTAAACGTCTTGTTGAAGCAGGTCATTTGATTGGAGTTGAGGTGCTGGATCATCTGATTGTCAATGCAGGAGCGGGATATACCAGCTTAAAAGAAAAAGGATATGTATAA